In Anthocerotibacter panamensis C109, the sequence GGGCGATGACGAAGACCGTCCGACCCCGCATCAGGCGGTCGAGGGCAGCCTGAACTAAAGCCTCGGATTCAGCATCCAGGGCTGAGGTCGCCTCGTCGAGAATCAGGATCTTAGGATCCAGGAGCACAGCACGAGCGATGGCGATGCGCTGGCGCTGCCCCCCCGAAAGCGTCGCGCCCCGTTCTCCGACCCGCGTATCGTAGCCGAGGGGGAAGCTGGTGATGAAGTCGTGGGCATTGGCGATACGGGCGGCCTGCTCTACCGCTTCTAGGGAAATGTCCGAGCGCCCGTAGGCGATATTCTCCGCAATTGTCCCGGAGAAGAGCACCGTTTCCTGGGGGACAATCCCGACTTGGCGGCGCAGACTCGCCAGACTCACTGTGCGGATATCAATGCCGTCGATAAAGAGATGACCATCTTGGGGGTCCCAAAAACGATTTAACAGATTGACCATAGAGGACTTACCCCCGCCGGAGGGACCAACTAAAGCTAGAACCTGCCCCGGCTGGACCTCCAAATGGATGTCCTTGAGGACCGGGCGGTCGGTGTAGCCAAAGGTCACCCTATCTAGGCACACATGGCCCTTCACCGCAGGCAAGGGTGGAGCATTGGGCACTTCCTGGACCATCGGCCTGACGGCAAGCAGCCCAAAGAGCCGGTCCGCAGAAGATTCAGCTTGCTTGAGTTCGTTAAAGCAGGTCGTGATGTGCACGATTGGGTCAATCAACAGAGCAATTCCCGTCAGAAACCCCACAAACTGTGGCCCATCCAGCCTTCCGGTACTGATCTGCCAGCCTCCGACCCAGACCAGCAATAAGACCCCCAATGCCTGCAAAAAGCCCCCGACCGGGAACTGAACGGCCTTCACCTGCTCACTTCTCAGACGAGCCTTGCGGTTTGCTTCAGACTTGTGGGTGAACCGCTGCGCTTCATAGGTCTCTGCGGCAAAACCCTGGATCACCCGGATGCCCCCAAAGAGTTCGGTCAAAGTAGCCGATAAGTCTGAGGTCAGGTCCTGGCTCTCACGGGAGAGATCGCGCAGTTTCCCACCAAATTGGGCCAGGGTTAGGGCCAATAGGGGAGCCACCGTCAGGGTGAGCAGGGTCAGCGCCCAATTGAGGTAAATCAAGTAGCCTAGGACCGCGAGGATCGTGAGGACGCAAGGAATGAAGTCGCCAAAAAATTTGCGCACCGCATCAGAGAGTCGATCCACGTCTGCCGTCAGCGTATAGGCCAAGTCCCCAGCCCGAGTACGCATGAAAAAAGCCATATCCAGCGTCTGCACATAGGCAAAGACATGATTGCGCAGATCGGTGACCGCCTGGAGCGAAGCCTTCGCCATCAAGGTGTCCTGTCCATACTGGAAGAACCCCCGGACAATAAAAACAACAATCGTGATGAGCGTCAACTCGCGGATGGCATCAAAATTTCCTTCCCCGATAAATTTGGATAGCCGTTCTGCTAGGTGGGCTAATAAGGGCATAGTCGCCACAAATCCCAGCGTGCAGGTGAGGGCACCCGCTAAGACGTACCGTTGGGGCCAGATGAAAGGGGAGAGCCGTTCAAAATTTGATTGGGCCATTAGGTTATTTTAACGTGTATCTCCCGAAGTCCAGCACGGTACCCGATCCCGACACCTGACTGCCTCACCTCGGCCAATCTAGAGCAGATTGAGGGAGCGACGCAGCTCCGCGAGGGAGCGGTTATAGCTGATGATGGCCTGGAGTAGGTTCACTTGAGCTTGGGTGAGGGCGGTCTCAGCGGCGATGACGTCTGTTTGGGTGCCCACCCCGGCCCTGAAGCGCAACCGGGCCAAGCGCAAACTTTCTTCCGCCTGCCCCTGGGCTTTGCGGGCGGTAGTGATCTGCTGTTGTGAAGTCCTGAGGGTGAAGTATGAAGTTTCCACGCCAAGGCGGATTGTGTTTTTGGTGTCCTGGAACTGAGCCTGGGCAATCTGACTGGTGCGGTGGGCCTGTTCAGCACGGGCGTAGGCAGCCCCCCCGTCGTAGATACTCCAGGTGAGCTGGGCGCGGAAGGTGTAGCCATCGAAGAACCCAACGTTTCTAAAATTGAGGTCATTGAAGAGGAAATAGGAGGCTGAAAGAACCACCGAAGGTAGTTGAGAGCGGCGGTTGAAGTCAGCTTGAGCCTCCGATGAGCGCTGCTGAGCCTCAAATTGCTGGAGTTCGGTGCGGTCGTTGAGCGCGCGGAAAATGCTCTCATCCGCTTCTAGGTCCCAGGTTCCGCTTTGCACAACCTCTTCGACCTTCACATCCGTCGGGGTGAGGAAGTTGAGGAGGCTCGCCAGATTGCGTTGGGCTACGACGCTCTGGTTTTGGCTACCTAGTAATTGTTGCTGGGCATTAGCCACCTGGACTTCCGAGCGCAGCACGTCAAATTGGGTCCCGACCCCAGCCCGTAATTGGGCTTGGGCGTCTTTCAAACTCGCTTGGGCGTTGCGGACCGCAGATTCACCGATCTTGACGTTGCTGTTGGCCTGTTGTAGGTCGTAGTAGCGCTCAATTACGCTGAGTTTGACGGCTTGGAGCTGGGTCTGGAGGTTCAGTTCCTGGTTGCGCAGGCTCTCCTGGGACGATGTAACCTGGGCCTCATTGGCCCCAAAGCTGAAAACGGTCCAACTGGCGGAGAGATTTGGCTGGGCAGTAAGGGTGTCTACGCTCGAGAAAATCCCGCCCCCCCCCGCTCCCGTGGCTGCCTGGGAAAACTTACTATTAGCAGCCTGGTTAAAGGTGATGGGAAGCGCCAGACTAAAGGTGGGATAGAGTGCTGCTTCCGAAACTCGGAGTTGCGCTTTGGACTGCTCGATCTGGAGGCGGGCTGCCTGTAAGGTCGGACTGCGTTCTAGCGCAAGCTCAATGGCTTCGGGTAAAGAGAGGGTGCGGGTGGCTTGAATACCCACTTCTAGAGATTTCTGGGGTCTGGAGGGCGGCGTGGGATCGACAGGGGGGAGCGTAGTAGACGGGGTACTAAGCGCATCTGCCGAAGTAGAGACGGGCTGAGCTGGCGTCGTTGGGGCTGTCTGAGCAGGGCTAGCCGGGGGGAGAAGCCCCATAAGAACCAGTACTGGGATAGTCTTTTGAGCAATCGACACGGCCACACACTCCTTTCAAAACGTTTGCACAAGACAGGGGGGGGTCAGCGTAAAACGCGCGCTTCAAGGGGCGGGTAGAACCTGAAAAGAGTTGGCAATAGCGGTGATTTTTTCTTTGCGCGCAGCCCAAGTGTCATCGCTACAGCCGACGATGGCAGTATACAGGGAGCCTTTGTCTATGACTGCTGTGACCAGGGTATGGTTCGCCCGCCCTGCCGTAGCAATTACAATTTCGTAGGCGTAATAGACGCGGTTTTGCTTGTCTGTGCGTTGGGACTCCTTGCGGATTTCGACTACAGTTTTGGGCAACTGTACATCGTCCGCTCCAGAACGGGGGATGAGGGTTTTGCCAATCTGCTCCCCGAATTGTTTGCGCGGGAACTGAGATACGCTCTTGATATTTTCGCGGGGAACCTTGCCAGAAAAGACGGTCACCTGATAGGAGGAATCGGCGGGATCAGAAAGCTTAACGCCTGCATCCGGTCCAGGCTGGAAGGTCCAGTTATTAGGATAAAGAATGGCAAAGCGTCCATCGGAGTCGGTGAACTGCTCAAAACCCGCAGGCAAATTGGCCGACCGGGGAGCACAACCGGCTAGTGTCAGCATCAGCCCTAACCCAAACCACACAAAGCGATCCATACGCACGTTTTTGTCGCCGCGATACAGTTGTGATTCTACCAGCCCGCCCGACTGCCACTAACAAATTAATTCATTAGTAGGAGCATCTAGAGATCGCGTCGGTCTTCCAGGGCACGAGCGAGGGTCATCTCGTCAGCGTATTCGAGATCGCCCCCCATCGGCAGCCCCGAGGCGAGGCGAGTCACCCGAGTAAAGGGCTTGAGGAGCTTCCCGACATAGAGAATCGTGGTCTCACCCTCTACACTCGGATTGATAGCCATGATCACCTCCTGCACCTCATCCCGATTGACCCGTTGGACCAACTCTTTAATCTTGAGCTGTTCCGGGCCGACGCCCTCCATCGGCGAGAGGAGCCCTCCAAGGACGTGGTAGCGCCCTTTAAATTCGCGGGTGCGCTCGAGCGCGACGATATCTCGGGGCTCGGCTACCACACAGATCTGACCTATCTCCCGATTGGGGTTGGTACAGATAGTGCAGGGGTCCTCGGCGGAGAGCGTGAAGCAGACGCTACAGACCCCAATTTGCTCGGTGGCATCAATGAGCGATTGGGCCAACTGCAAGGTCTCGTGCTTAGGACGCTTGAGCAGGTAAAAGGCCAGACGCTGGGCCGTCTTTGGCCCAATTCCCGGCAGGCGTTGCAGTTGGTCGATGAGCCGAGCCAAAGGGCGCGTATACACCGCTTAGAAAAGCCCCGGAACGCTAATGCCGCCGGTCAGCTCGTTCATTTTGTTGCGCATCATATCCGTAGAACGGGTGTAGGCGTCCTTAAAAGCGGTCAAGATCAGGTCTTCCAGGACTTCGCGCTCTTCCTTGAGCGCTTCGGGATCAATGCTCAAGGACAGCGGTTCCTGATTGCCGGTCATGGTGATTTTGATAAGCCCACCGGCAGCCGAACCCTCGACCGTTGTTTCAGCCAGCTCATCTTGCAGGCGGGTGGCATTTTGCTGGACCTGTTTAGCCTTTTTGAGGGCTTCCTGCATCTGAGCGAATTGGCCAAATCCTTTTGCCATGATGTAACTCCCGAGTGTATAGATATCGTTGTTGACCCTCAGCCCAAGAGTGCCCAAACCGGAACCCGAAAGAGAGCGGGGACCCGTGGGTTCTGCCAGCGAAGCACTCATCATTTTAGCTGAACTCTCCCTCCAATGGAGCCTACTCCTCCGCGCTGGCGTGCTGGGCTACTCCAGAGCTGTAGCTCAGGTGGGTGAGCTGTCTAGCTTACCGAAGCGGCGATTTCGGCTCTGGTAGTGTTTGAGGGCTTGGTAAAAGCAGGCGCGGTCAAAGTCAGGCCAGAAGACTTGGGAGACGTAGAGTTCGGAGTAGGCTGACTGCCACAGCAGGAAGTTACTGAGCCGTGACTCCCCACTGCTGCGGATCAACAGGTCAGGGTCGGGGAGTAGACCGGTGTAGAGTTCGTGGGCGAAAGTTTCCTCGGTGATCTGCTCTACTCTTAACGCCCCTTGTTCTACCTGGCGGGCGAGAGCTTGGGTAGCCTGGAGGATCTCCCGGCGACCACCATAGTTCATCGCGACATTGAAGAGGATGGCTCGGTTGTGGGCAGTCGCCTGCACCGACTCCTCAATGAAGTCGCGCAGGGCTTTGGGCAGGGGCGCAAAGTCGCCCATAAAGCGTAGACAGACGCCCTCCTCGACCATAGCTCTCAGTTCGCGCTGGAGAACTTCATGGAACAGTCCCATCAAAAAATTGACCTCCTCCGCCGGACGGCCCCAGTTTTCTGTGGAGAAGGCAAAGACTGTGAGGATGGGCACTCCCCAGTCTTTGCAGCAGCGCACGAGGTCGTTGATGGCTTCTACACCCTGGCGATGCCCAAAAAAACGGGGTTTACCCCGCTCTTTGGCCCACCGACCATTGCCGTCCATAATTACGGCCACATGGGCAGGTAAGCGCCGGGGATCGAGGTCAGGGGGCAAAAGGGTCATCGGTTGGACAGCCATAGGATTATTGTAGGGTGCTGGGTAAAAAAAACTTTTTAAACCAAACCGGTAGGGAGAGGGGTTTAGGAATCACCGGGGGCGTGCTCCCCAAGCGGTTCTTGAGGTCGTCCAGGCAAAGGGGACGCTGGAGCTTGCCCCCTGCGGCATAGGAGATCGAGCCGGTTTCCTCCGAGACTACAATACAGTGGCTGTCGCTTTGTTCTGTGATCCCAATCGCTGCTCGATGGCGGGTACCCAACTGTTTGGAGGTGATTTGGTCGGTGATGGGTAAGATCACCCCCGCCGCCCAAAGGCGTCCCTCCCGGATCACCACCGCTCCATCGTGCAGTGGGCTTCTGGGCAAGAACAGCGTGATCAGTAGTTCGGAGGAGAGTTCCGCATCCAGGAGCACCCCTACATCTGAGAAGATCTGCTCATCCAGGGTCGTGCGCTCCAGAACGATCAAGGCTCCGATACGCTGTTGGGAAAGTTCTTGAACCGCCTCCAAAAGCGCCATCACCTGTTGGGCTTCACGGGTCAAGAGAGGCTGATTGGGCAGTAGATTGGTGATGAAATCTCCTCGGCCCAACTGTTCTAGAAATTTGCGCAACTCTGGCTGGAACAGCACCGGAATCGCGACAGCCACCCCAATCAAGACCTTGTCTAGGATTAAGTTGAGCAGCGTAAGTCGGGCCAGAGAACTTAAAAAGTAGGCTCCGACTAAAATGAGAAAGCCTCGAATCAGCCAGACAGCGCGGGTCCGGCGCACCAGTTGAAACAACCAATACAGCAGTAGCGCAACAATGGCCCAATCGATCAAGTCAATAGGGCCGATGGCCTTAAACCAGTTTTTAAGGATGGTCTCGTCCACGCTTTATGCCCAGCCTCTTTCCAGAGTAGTGACTTCTGCTCGTTCATGCCAGGGTTCTAACGCTCTTGAATCAGTCCGGGGGGGCGTTTGCTGACTTTTAGTACCTTGCGTAGCGCCCGTTGCGCCGCGTAGCGGTGCGCCGCAGTAGTCGGGTGAATTTCGTCGTAAAAAAGATACTGTTCGGGATTGCGGCAGGGGATCAACAGCAAAGTAAGACAAGGCTCAGTCACCTGGGTGAACCGATACTGGGCAGGGTTGCCAGCCATATCGTTGAGCAGAGTATACACATCCAGCAACGAGATATTAACGCCTGTACGCTGCTGTAGCTGGTCTAGCGCCACCTGTAAACGCGCATTGTGCTCCAGGATCAAGCCGTGAAAGACAGAGGCAACCGGCGTACCGACTATCCTGGGGATGAGGCCCAAGTCCGGCAGGTTGGCGACCAGGAAGTTTTTAGCCCCGGCTGCGATCAATTTGTTCGTAGCCTGGATCACGTTGGCGACAGGTACAGCAGGGTTGGTTTCCGTAAAACTGAGATAATCGTTGGCTCCAGCCAGCATGACGTAGAGCGCACCGGGGTCTGCCCTCCCGTCTGTCGCCACGTAGCGGTCAACCTGCTGCTGTAATCCCAGCAATCCGGGGAACTGCTGCGCGAGCGTGTTGGTTGTTCCGCTTGTAGCCCCGCTGAAGGCAAAATCATGGCGCAGGTCCAAAGACAGGCCCAAACCCAGGGCGAGGTCTTCAACCCAGAGCGGACCATCACAAAAACGCCCAGCCAGATAGGGCGGGCTGGGTGGCACTTGGGTATTGGTCGCACGGTAAACCTGACCGATATCGGAGAGGCTATCCCCAAAAACATACATCCCACTAAAAGGCTGAGCACGGACGCTGCGCCATCCCCCAAAGACCCCTACGATCAAGATGATCAAGGTGGGCAGTCTGGCGACATGAGCCGCTACGACCTTCACGCCACCCGCCCCCAACGGCAGACGACCGCTCCCCACGTCAGCCCCGCTCCAAAACCGGCTAGGACCATCAGTTCGCTGGGCTGTAGCAAACCCTGGGTAATCCACTCTTCCATGGTGATGGGGATCGAAGCCGCAGAAGTGTTGGCGTAGTGAGCAAGGGTGGAAGGAAAACACTCCCGAGGTACGCCCAGGCGTTCAGCCACCGCATCCAGGATACGCTGGTTAGCCTGGTGTAAAAAATAGTGGCGCACCGTATGAGGGTCGATGTCGGCACGGTGGAGGGCTTTTTCGATGACATCGGGGACCGCCGTTACCGCGAAGCGATAAACTTCCCGGCCATTCATGCTGATGGGTTGGTAGGCGTTCTGGCGGATGGTGAGGTCCTCTCGGATCTCGACTTCCGGGCCGCTGGCGGCAATATTGAGCATGCCCGCATTCCGCCCATCCGAACGCAGTTCCATCCCCAAGATCTGGTCTACTGGGCTTTGCTCCAGGACTACAGCCCCCGCCCCGTCCCCAAAGAGGACACAGGTGCTCCGGTCTCGCCAATCCATAAAGCGCGTCAAGCCGTCTGCCGCCACCACCAACGCCCGCCCGCAGGAGCCCGTGCGGATAAACTGAGCCGCTGTCGCCAGAGCAAAGACAAAACCAGTGCAGGCTGCGGTGAGGTCAAAGGCAAAAGCGCGGGTCGCACCCAAGCGGGTCGCCAACAGGCTGGCGGTGCCGAAGAGGTCCTCTGGCGTGCTTGTAGCAAGGATGACCATCTCCAGGTCTTCAGGGACGAGTCCCGCCTGAGCCAGAGCCTGTTGGCTCGCCCTCAGGGCCAGGTCCAGCACCGTCTCGTCGAGAGCCAAGACCCGACGTTCTTTAATGCCTGTGCGCGTGTAAATCCACTCATCGGAGGTATCGATTACTTGTGCAAACTGGTCATTGGTCAGGCAAAACTCTGGTACGGCCTTCCCCACCCCAGTCAGTTGGACTCCCTGTAAACCGCTGTTGCCGTACTTCATAGCGAAGGCAGCTTCTCCTGAATGCGATCTAAAACGCGATTATCGACCGCTTCTTTAGCCAGACGCAAAGCATTGGCAACCCCTACCGCCCGAGAACTGCCATGAGTGATAATGCAGACCCCATTGACCCCGAGCAGCAACCCTCCGCCGTACTCAGCATAGTCCATGCGTTGACGGACTTTTTGTAAATTATCCCTGAGCAGCATGGTCCCCAAGGTGCCAGCCAGTCCTTGGAGTAATTCTTCTTTGAGGATCTGCATGGCGACCAGACCGACACCTTCAGCAAACTTAAGTAGGATATTGCCGATAAACCCGTCTGTCACGACCACATCGAAACGGCCCTGGAGGACATCGCGCCCCTCACAGTTGCCTGCGAAAGGAATAGCGGGGTTTTCCTTGAGCAATTCATAGGTCTCTTGAGCCTGCTGCCCGCCTTTGCCCGCTTCTTCTCCGATATTCAACAAACCCACTCGGGGATTGGCAACGCCTAGGACATGACGGGCATAGAGATAGCCCATCAGCGCAAACTGCTCCAGGATCTTAGGCCGCACGTCTACATTGGCCCCAGCGTCCAGCAAAAGCACGGGCTTGCGCGGAACTACCGTAGGCAAGAGTGCCCCAACCGCAGGACGGAGGATTCCTGGCGAAGTCCGCAGACGCAACAGCGCTGCTGCCATCGCCGCCCCTGTATTGCCCGCTGTGACGGCTGCCTGAGCGTGGCCCTGCTTCACCTGCTCCATGATCAGATTGATAGAGGCGCGGCGTTTGGTGCGCAGGGCTTGGACCGGCTCCTCGCCCATCTCAATCACTTGGTCGGTGTCGATGAGTCCGATCCCGCGCACGGGCGCATTGTGCTTCTTGAGCAGGGTCTCTACGAGGTCCTGGCGACCTACTAGGAGGAGTTCGACTCCGTATTGCTGTTGGGCTTGGAGTGCCCCCAGGACAATCTCCTCCGGGGCGTAATCTCCACCCATGACATCAATGGCGATGCGCATCCGCCGCCTCCGGGGTCTCTATGCGCCTCGTCCGCTCCGTTGTCATCTCCTCCACCTGGTCCTTGATCTGTGCAGGGGTCATAGATCGCGCCATCGCGCTAGGAAGCCTCTTCTCCCTCTTCGGCAGTAGACCGTTCAGGATTGGCCTTGGGCGAGAGGACCAGATAGCGGTCAGGTTCTTTTCCCCGGCTGAAGGTGAACAAGTCCGTTTCAGCGCTCAGCATCAGATGTAGCTGTCTGCGCTCCGCTGAACGTAGGGGCTCAAAGACATATTCCTGACTGGTGCGCCGCACGGTCTCGACAGCCTGCTCAGCCAGAGCGAGCAGTTCTTTGTGACGTTGGGAGCGATAGCCCAAAAGCTCAATGGTGTAGGCGCGTTCCTGGCTGGCATCCAGGTTGAGATGGGTGTTGACCAAAAACTGGATCGAATCGAGGATGACCCCGTCTTTGCCCAGGAGATTTTGGCTGGCATCCGCGCCAAGGGGCTGAGCATCAATTTCCAACCAGTAGTGATTATCGGCGAGGGCCTGGGCCATAACATGGGTCTTGAGGCCCATCAGGTGAAGGAGTTTCTCTAGCCATTGCTGGCCCTCAAGCATGGTCGATGCGGTCATTTTTTTCTTTTCCGACGCTGTTTCTTTTCAAAGGGCATAGGAGCCCGAGATTGGTTGGCGAGTACCAATTCCTCTTGTAGCCGTTGAATCTCCTCAGGCAGAGGCTCACGGTACAGCAGGTAGGTCTGCGTCAACTGGAACATGTTAGAAACAATCATATAGATGAAGACCCCCGCTGGTAAGGGGAAGAACAGGAAACTTCCCACAACGATGACGGGAGTGAACCGACCAATCTGTTTTTGCTGGTCGGTCATCGCGGGATTATTGCGGGAGGAGACCTCTGTCGAGAGCCACAGCGTCCCGCCAAAGAGGAGAATCATCAGGGCAATATCCCAGTGGAAAGCCCCATCGGGACCGGTCAGTCCTGAGCGGCCCAACGCCTGGATAAACAGAAAACCGTCATTCGCTGCGATCCCCGGCACTTCTGCTGCCACCAGCGCCGTGCCTTCTTTTTTGGCCCGGAAGCTTTCGCCCACCAGTTCGACGTTTTCCCCCCCGCTCAAGACCTTCCAATAGATGGCGCGGCCTCCGGGTTGGTCGGTGAAGGGCTGCCCGTCTTCTTTGAGCACCTGAAACTGAAAACTCTGACCCACGGGCAGGTTTACTTCGCTGGGGCGCACCAGGACCGGGATATGGGTCTTGGCATCAAGATAGATGTTATGGACAGAGGTCTGGTTTTTCGTCTCAAGTTGCTGGGTAGCGGGGACGACATGGATGTTGAGCTGATACTTCTGGTCAGCAAAGGGCGTGCCCTGGAGGGTAGCAAATAGGGCGATGAAGACCGGCATCTGAGCGAGAAGCGGGAGGCAGCCCCCAAAGGGATTTACCCCCAATTCTTTGTAGAGCTCCATCTGTGCTTTTTGAAGCTCTTGGGGATCGTCAGCATGCTTCTTTTTGATCTCTTCGGTTTTTTTGGCAAGCAGGGGCTGGACCGCTTGCATCTTGCGCATACTGCGGATGCTCCTAGCCCCCAACGGATACAGGGCGAACCGCACCACAATCGTCAGTAGTGCGATGGACAGGCCGTAGCTGTGGAAGAACTGGAAAAAGAAATCCAGGATCGGCAGCATTATGTTTTTGGTGATAAACCCGGTACCGAAGTCCATCAGGCAACAACCTACGTGAGCAGTGCTTTGAATATTTTAACTTTTTGTTGCTGACTTCGCCTTACGGTCTACATACTGTGCTGTCCGTTCGCGGACGTATTGCGCCAATTCCCGGAAGCGTGGAACAGCGCGAAGCTCAAGTCTGGAGCCATCTTTGAGCGTGATGAGCAGGACGCCATAGCCCATGAAACTCCCGGCTAAAGTCGCAGGAACATCGCGCACCTCGGACACTTCACGGTAGATGATATCGGTGCGCTTGCGCCCCAACCACCCCCCCTCGACGGTGATGCGTCGGTTGGTGAAGCGGTAGCGGGTGAAAATATAGCGGACCAGCGACGCCACAAAGAAGGGTAGCCACACAATGGTCACTAATAGAAACGTGTTGCTGATGAGATCGCCCACATGGGAACGACCTTCAAAAATGACTTCTTCCTGAATAGCCACCCGCTACCTCCGCGCGTTCTAAAAGACTCCCAAGCTGCTGGTCGATCTCGCCGAGGGTTGCCCCGACTGCCGTCGATTGCAGAACTACCACTAGATTAAACCCTGGGCGCAAAGCGGGCCATCGCTCACGTAAAACTTCCCGCACCAACCGGCGCAGACGGTTACGGACGACGGCAATACCCACTTTACGGCTGGTCACGATCCCGACTTGAGTCTGTTCCGTCCGGTTAGGGAGGTAGTAAAGCGTCATCAGGGGGGAGCGGACCCTACGCCCTTTGCGGTAGATCTCTTCAAACTGGCGATGCTGGCGCAGCCGACACGGCTTGGGGAGCATGTCCTAGAGGGCGATCTTGTGCCGCCCGCGCTGACGGCGTGCTCGGAGGACACGGCGGCCCCCCGGCGTCTGCATCCGGGCGCGAAAACCGGAAACGCGCCTGCGTTTGCGGCTGGTACCTTCTAAAGTGCGTTTCACAAAAATAAATCCTTAATTGACCCAGTCTTGTAGTTTAATCTAAGCTAAGTACTTCAAGCAACGACCACCCCTCTCGACCTTCGCTGACTCGGGGGGATTGCCGCTATATGTACGAATTGGCTTCGTTGATTTCAGCAGGAATAGCGTCTTAACACCTGGACGCCCCAGAAATTGAAGGATACAATGAGCCAACATTGAACTGATATCGCTCGGTGCCGTTTGTGCCCCCTTGGGGAGGAGGACTGTCTTGACCGCCGTACTCATCGACCAGCTCTGGCAAGAAATCCTCCAGCATCTGCGTGTCCGCCTGAACCGTCCCTCCATGGAGGCCTGGATCAA encodes:
- the plsX gene encoding phosphate acyltransferase PlsX — protein: MRIAIDVMGGDYAPEEIVLGALQAQQQYGVELLLVGRQDLVETLLKKHNAPVRGIGLIDTDQVIEMGEEPVQALRTKRRASINLIMEQVKQGHAQAAVTAGNTGAAMAAALLRLRTSPGILRPAVGALLPTVVPRKPVLLLDAGANVDVRPKILEQFALMGYLYARHVLGVANPRVGLLNIGEEAGKGGQQAQETYELLKENPAIPFAGNCEGRDVLQGRFDVVVTDGFIGNILLKFAEGVGLVAMQILKEELLQGLAGTLGTMLLRDNLQKVRQRMDYAEYGGGLLLGVNGVCIITHGSSRAVGVANALRLAKEAVDNRVLDRIQEKLPSL
- a CDS encoding Jag family protein, translating into MTASTMLEGQQWLEKLLHLMGLKTHVMAQALADNHYWLEIDAQPLGADASQNLLGKDGVILDSIQFLVNTHLNLDASQERAYTIELLGYRSQRHKELLALAEQAVETVRRTSQEYVFEPLRSAERRQLHLMLSAETDLFTFSRGKEPDRYLVLSPKANPERSTAEEGEEAS
- the yidC gene encoding membrane protein insertase YidC — translated: MDFGTGFITKNIMLPILDFFFQFFHSYGLSIALLTIVVRFALYPLGARSIRSMRKMQAVQPLLAKKTEEIKKKHADDPQELQKAQMELYKELGVNPFGGCLPLLAQMPVFIALFATLQGTPFADQKYQLNIHVVPATQQLETKNQTSVHNIYLDAKTHIPVLVRPSEVNLPVGQSFQFQVLKEDGQPFTDQPGGRAIYWKVLSGGENVELVGESFRAKKEGTALVAAEVPGIAANDGFLFIQALGRSGLTGPDGAFHWDIALMILLFGGTLWLSTEVSSRNNPAMTDQQKQIGRFTPVIVVGSFLFFPLPAGVFIYMIVSNMFQLTQTYLLYREPLPEEIQRLQEELVLANQSRAPMPFEKKQRRKRKK
- a CDS encoding PH domain-containing protein — encoded protein: MAIQEEVIFEGRSHVGDLISNTFLLVTIVWLPFFVASLVRYIFTRYRFTNRRITVEGGWLGRKRTDIIYREVSEVRDVPATLAGSFMGYGVLLITLKDGSRLELRAVPRFRELAQYVRERTAQYVDRKAKSATKS
- the rnpA gene encoding ribonuclease P protein component — its product is MLPKPCRLRQHRQFEEIYRKGRRVRSPLMTLYYLPNRTEQTQVGIVTSRKVGIAVVRNRLRRLVREVLRERWPALRPGFNLVVVLQSTAVGATLGEIDQQLGSLLERAEVAGGYSGRSHF
- the rpmH gene encoding 50S ribosomal protein L34, with the translated sequence MKRTLEGTSRKRRRVSGFRARMQTPGGRRVLRARRQRGRHKIAL